Proteins from a genomic interval of Streptomyces fodineus:
- a CDS encoding recombinase family protein produces MATVIGTRTAREYLRVPKGKGKTARSITDQHRDNIAAEADHGPWTWSEPYKDTGSAGKYATKTRDDFEKLLADLTSGAFGDPGDVLVLWEVSRLARETGRGVALIDAAEAGGYLIHVTSLDRTFNPRNYGDRHSLISGINDAEKEARPAGTPE; encoded by the coding sequence ATGGCGACGGTAATTGGGACACGGACGGCGCGGGAGTACCTGCGGGTGCCCAAGGGCAAGGGGAAGACCGCTCGCAGCATCACCGACCAGCACCGGGACAACATCGCGGCCGAGGCCGACCACGGCCCGTGGACGTGGAGCGAGCCGTACAAGGACACCGGCAGTGCCGGCAAGTACGCGACCAAGACCCGCGACGACTTCGAGAAGCTGCTGGCCGACCTGACGTCCGGCGCGTTCGGCGACCCGGGCGACGTCCTCGTGCTGTGGGAGGTCAGCCGACTCGCCCGCGAGACCGGTCGGGGCGTGGCCCTGATCGACGCGGCGGAGGCGGGCGGCTACCTCATCCACGTGACCAGCCTGGACCGCACCTTCAACCCGCGCAACTACGGCGACCGGCACAGCCTGATCAGCGGCATCAACGACGCGGAGAAGGAGGCCCGGCCAGCAGGAACACCAGAGTGA